A window of Methylomonas sp. 11b genomic DNA:
TTGCCGGAAAAACGGGCGTTGAATTGGATTTCTTCATTGCCCAGCACCAAACCTTGAATGGCTTCCGGGCGCATGTTCAGCACGATTCGGCCGTCTTCCACGAAGTCGCCTGGCAGCGTTACGCCGGGATAGTCGGCATTGACCAACAGATGGGGGGTCAGGCTGTTGTCGACGATCCATTCGTAGATGGCGCGAATCAGATAGGGTTTAAGTGGGGTCATTTGCTTGGGGCTTGCATCATGTCTTTTTCTTCGCGGCTCAGGCTTTCTTGAAAAGCCCGTCTCGAGAAAAGTCGGTTGGCGTAGGCAGTGATGCCTTTGCCTAGGCCGGCAATATCAATGCCGATGCTCGGTAGTCGCCACAAGAACGGCGCCATCGCACAATCGATCAGAGAGTACTCCTCGCTCATGAAATACGGTGTGGCTTCAAATACCGGCGCGGCAGCCATCAAACTTTCCCGGAGCTGTTTTTTAGCTTTGGCGGCCTTTTTGTCACCGTTGACCAGTACGTCATCCAGCAGCGGATACCACTCCTGGTCGATGCGTTTGATCAGCATCCGGGCGTTGGCGCGGGAGACCGGGTCCATTTGATGCAAGGCGGGGTGAGGGAAGCGTTCATCCAAATATTCCATGATGATGCGGGCGTCGTACAGCACCAAGTCGCGTTCCACGAAAGTCGGGGCATTACCGTTGGGGTTCAGTTCCAGCAGGTCTTCGGGCGGGTCATTCGGGTCGAAAAACTCAACTTCCGCTGGCACGCCTTTTTCGTATACAACTAGCCTGGCGCAGTGGCTCATTATGCAGGCTGGCGATGAAAAAAGAGTCATTGCGGATTTTCGGCTGGTGATGTTTGCCACGAAGTGAACCTCTTTGAGTAACAGGATTTAAACCGGGGCAGATTGTAGCATGGATGATAGGGCTTTTGGGGGCGATGCCGGACGCATTCGCCCGTTGAAAATAACGGGCTGCACGGGGCTATTTTAAACGGCTTGTCGCACTATTCAGCCCAGTTTGACGATGATGTCTTCCAGTACATTCGCGGTGGCATGAACCTTGTCGGCGGCATTGGACAGATGCCGGTAAAGCTCGCGTTGTTTAAACATGTTTAAGTAGTCTTCCCCTTGGAATAAGTCGGCGATGGCCTTGCGGTACATCTTCTCGATACGGCGTTCCGAATGGCGGGCGGCAAAGGCGTGTTGTTCGGCCTCGGAAGGATGTTTGCCCAAGACTGCGAAGCCGCGCTCCAGCGCTTTGATGCCCACTTGCAGCTCGATGACCATCGCCTGTGAATGGCTGTCGGGGTTCAGTTCCAGTGCTTCCATCTCGTTATAAGTGCTTTTGCAATAGGTAACGATGCTGTCCATGGAGGCGATGGCGCGATAAATGTCTTCGCGGTCTATCGGCGTGGCAAACGAGCTGTTTAGTTCGTGCAGGTTGTGAATGCGGATCCGGTCGGCTTCGTGTTCGTCTTCTTTCAGCATCTTGCCGGCTTCCACCGATTCGCTGGCCATGAAGCGGACCAGATTGTCGACGGTGACGCAGACCTGCTGGCACTGTTGGTGCAGTAACAGATAAAAGTCTGCGGTTTTGGGGAATATTCTCTGGAACAGCCGTGAGGCCAGTGAAAGCTTGGGAGATGACATGAAGATTGCAGTGGCTATTTAAGAAGGTAATCGAATATCAGAAAACTGATGCAGGCGATGATTGCCGAGCCGGGGATGGTGATCAGCCAGGTTCGCAAAATTTCCAAGGCTTTTCCCCAGCGCACCGCTCTTGGGCGATCAGAGGCGCCAATACCCATGATCGACGATGCCACTACATGCGTCGTGGACACCGGTGCGCCCATCAGCGAGCTGCCGAAAATGGTCAGGCATGCGCTCAGTTGGGCATTTAGGGCGTGGATCGGGCGGAT
This region includes:
- a CDS encoding ClpXP protease specificity-enhancing factor, whose amino-acid sequence is MTPLKPYLIRAIYEWIVDNSLTPHLLVNADYPGVTLPGDFVEDGRIVLNMRPEAIQGLVLGNEEIQFNARFSGKPMRIIAPCKAVLAIYAKENGKGMIFDPEENEDETPPTPTEPKPPQKPQLRVVK
- a CDS encoding DUF47 domain-containing protein; the protein is MSSPKLSLASRLFQRIFPKTADFYLLLHQQCQQVCVTVDNLVRFMASESVEAGKMLKEDEHEADRIRIHNLHELNSSFATPIDREDIYRAIASMDSIVTYCKSTYNEMEALELNPDSHSQAMVIELQVGIKALERGFAVLGKHPSEAEQHAFAARHSERRIEKMYRKAIADLFQGEDYLNMFKQRELYRHLSNAADKVHATANVLEDIIVKLG
- a CDS encoding glutathione S-transferase N-terminal domain-containing protein, with the protein product MTLFSSPACIMSHCARLVVYEKGVPAEVEFFDPNDPPEDLLELNPNGNAPTFVERDLVLYDARIIMEYLDERFPHPALHQMDPVSRANARMLIKRIDQEWYPLLDDVLVNGDKKAAKAKKQLRESLMAAAPVFEATPYFMSEEYSLIDCAMAPFLWRLPSIGIDIAGLGKGITAYANRLFSRRAFQESLSREEKDMMQAPSK